The window AGTAGTATGGACCCTGTTTGTTTTTCGATTAATAGATAACGGTATTGAATCAATATATGTACTTTTTAATTTTTGATACTTTCGATACTCCAGTAACAATTTTGCAATTTCATGTTCTTTTGAAAGTTCCTCTAAAACTTCCGCATTAGTTGAAAACTTACCAGTCGCTGTTTTTTTGTAAGGAGCAATATTTAATTTTTCAAACAGTATATATGCTACTTGAGCTGAAGAATTTAAATTGAACGTTTCACCAGCTATCTCAAAAACTTTTTCTTTAATTTCATCCATTTTTTCTTGATATTTTTTTGATAATTCTTTTAAATAGTCCGCATCAAAATACACTCCATTTAGTTCCATTTCTGAAAGAACATCTATTAAGGGCATCTCAATTTCATAAAACAAGTTTTCCATCTCATTTTCATATATCTTCCTACCAAGCTTTCTAAATATTCTGTATGTCACATCCGCATCTTCGCAAGAATACTCCACGGCCTTTTCTAGTGGGACATATGAAAAGTCATTTCCAAACAATGGTACATTTTCATTTACTAATTCATCAAACGCGATCATTTTATAACCCAAATATTTTAAGGATAACTCTTCAAGATTAAAACGTTTTTCATCTGGATTTAAAAGATAGGCTGCAATCATCGTATCAAAATGCGGAATATTTGGAGAAAATCCCATGCTTTTAAATATTTCATAGTCAAATTTTAAATTCTGACCAACGATATTATAATCTTTCTCTTGCAAAATTTGTTTTAGAAATTTATCTATTAAACTTTTAGAAATATTCTTAGCTCCAAAATGAGATACTGGAATATAATACGCCTTACCTTCCATTGTGGAAATAGAGACCCCGACTAGTTTAGCTTCAAATGGATCAAGTGAAGTTGTTTCCGTATCTATTGAAAAAGTTTTGTATTTTTCTATTTCATCTGCTAGTTTTTTCAATTTATCTTCATTATCTACCAGTATATATTCTTTTTCTAATTTCTCCTGTAAGTTTAATTCTTTAATTATAGATGAAAATTCATACTTTTTTAATACCTTTAAAAGCTTATCGGAGTTATATCCCCTATAAATTATTTCATCTTTTTCCAAATCCACTGGTACATCATATATCAACTCCACAAGTTCTACACTTTTTTGCAAATCTTCCTTTGAATTTTCCAAAAGCCTTCTTAATTTCTCCGTCAAAAGGTTAATATTTTTTAATACATTTTCCAAGCTATTATATTTTTTCAAAAGCGAAACAGCTGTTTTCTTTCCTATTCCTTTAACCCCTGGAATATTATCAATCTGATCACCAACAAGAGATAAATAATCTTTGAATTGTTCTGGGTAGATTCCATATTTTTCAAAAACTTTATTTCTATCGTACAATACCAAATCTGTTATTCCTCTTTCAACTCTCCAAACAAAAACCTTATCAGAAATAAGTTGTAAAAGATCCTTATCTCCAGTTATTATGTTTACTTTTTCAAAATCATTTTCAAATTTTTTAGAAAGCGTAGCAATAATGTCGTCAGCTTCAAAGCCTTCTATTTTTAAAACTTTTATTCCAAGAGCATCAACAAATTCTTCTACATATGGAATTTGCTCTAAAAGTAAATCAGGCGTTGATGGCCTATTTGCTTTATATGTTTCAAGAATATTTTTTCTTTTTTTGCTACCGCCTTTTGAATCTAAAACAAAAACACAAGCATCTTTTCCAATATTGATATGTTCTTTTAAAAATTTTATAAGCATTTTAGTAAGTCCGTATACAGCATTAGTGTGCAAACCAGATGAAGTTTGAAGAGATTGATCTATAGCATAAAATGCTCTGTATACTAATCCAGTTCCATCAAATAGAAACATCTTTCCCATTTTTTTGCATCTCCCTGATATCCTCAAGCAATTTAACAGCACGTCTTAAATGAGGAATTACTATTGAACCTCCAACTATCAATGCCACATCAAAAATTTCAAAAAATTCTTCATCACTAACTCCAAGTTGCGCACACCTTATCATATGATAAGTAATACAATCATCACATCTTAAAACCATTGAAGCAACAAGTCCCATTAACTCCTTTGTTTTCTCGTCTAATGCACCCTTTTTGTAAACATTTCCATCTAAGTTAAAAAATCTCTTAGTATTTAAAGTCCCTTCTTCAAGAATTTTTTCATTCATCTTTTCTCTGAATTTTTTGAATTCTTCAAGATTCATACCTTCACCCCTTCAATTCATATGTAAAAATCACTTCATCTCCATCTTGCAATGATTCTGTAAAAAAGGCAGTTTGACCATTTTTTAAAAGCTGATATGACTTTATTTTCTTTAAATCAACGTCAAGATAGGTAAATATATCTGCTACTATTATTGAACTATCTTCAGGGGTTGTTGAATATATTTTATCACCATTTTTTATCTCATACTCTTTACTAACAATTACCCCATTTACTTCATAAAGCAACGAATCTTTTTCAAGAATAACCTCTTTACCATTCAAATTTATTTTTACCCTTTTTATTTCTCCCTGTGTTAAATCAGCAATTTTCAAAGGTTTTTTTTCTAATACAACCCTCAATTTCTCACCAGGATTAACTTGATTTTTATCTGAAAGTTCTAAATCACCCTTGTATATTTTCACAACTCCTTGCTTTCTTTCAAAATATACATCATTAAAGAAAAACTCTACATTTGCAAGATTTTTTTCCAAATTTTCCCTTATGGTTCCAACAAACACTGGATCATAATTTATAATATCCCCATCATTCAATTCAACATTTTCATTTACAACCTTGCCGTTTAAATTCACTGGTGGATAGTAATACTCAATTTTACCTCCAAAATCTAGCTCAATTGGCGGTACAACATCATACAACCTATATTTTTTTTCAAAATTTTGAGAAGGTTTCCCAACAAAAATTCTATCACCGTGTTTTACTTTATCCCTTAGACTTGCTTTTTTACCATTTATAAATATCGGTGCTGGTTTTGGAAGCTCCCCTTTTAATATTTTCATTTTCCCATTTACTTCAAGCACAATTGACTCTGATGGTTTCCCAATTAGCTCTGAAAGAGAATACCCACATTGTAATAAAACGTCACTTAACGTATGGCCACCAGAAAATCCAACAAGTTGAATTGGCTCATCATTTACAAAAACTTGTTCAAAAATCGTTCCGCTTCTGGTAAGAGCGGTATATGCAATACCGATGGGTGTAACAAATTCACTTCCCTCAATTATTCCTGTGTTATCAATAATATTTAAATTCTTTGCATTTTTTAAAGATATATTATCGAGATCTATTCCCAATTTTTCTGACAAAGATTCTACAAAACCCGGTACCTTTGCGCCACCTCCAACTACCATTACAACTTGAGGAGCTTGACCATTTAACCTTAAAATCTCTTCTGCAACTTTATCCGTAATATTTTGAACTACCGGAGAAACTAATTTTTTTAGTTCATCTCTTGTTATTTCCTTTTCTTTATCTAAAATATTTCTATATAATTTCTTATCGTCATCACTACTACTTGAAAGCCACCTTTTTAATTCTTCTGCTGTTGAAAAATCAACAAGCAAAGTCTTCGTTATTGTCTCTGTAATTTCATCACCTGCAAGAGGAACCATACCATATGCGACAATAGTTCCCTCTTTGGATATTGCAATATCACTAGTTCCTGCTCCAACATCAACAAGCGCAATGTTTAAAATCCTTAAATCTTCAGGAACTGTAACATTTATAGCAGCAATAGGTTCCAATGTCATGTGAGTCATTACAAGATCTACTTTTCTTAAAACTGAAATCATTGCATCAACAACTTGAATCGGCAAAAATGCTGTTACTACCTGTAAACTCGCCTTTTTTCCACGTAAGCCTCTTATGTTTTTAAGCCAATTCCCATCCAATTCATACCTTATAACAGAATATCCTACACAGTACATATTTTCCGACTGGATATTTTGAACTGCTTTATCTACCGCAGACAATTCCAACCTTGTTACAATTTCATCACTTATCTCGTTAACTTGAGATATATCCTCTTCATACTCTCCTATAGCAGTTTGAAGAAATCTTCCAGCAAGTGCTACTGCTACTTTTTCTAATTTTATATCATTTCTTTTCTCAAGCTCTTCTTTTACTTTTTTTACAACTCTTGCAACTTTATCTACATCATGAATTTGACCATCAAGCATAGCTCTATGTTCATGCTCTTTTATAACTACATCATGAATTACTATTTTTTCATCTTCCAGTGTTGATAAAATTCCAGCAATTTTTCTCGTTCCTACATCCAAAGCAAAAATCAAGGTTACTACACCTCCACAACTGTTACACCTACTCCACCTTCACTCGGCCTACCAAAGCGATAACTTTTCACCCTTTTATCATTTCTAAGGAAATTCCAAATATTTGACGCAAGACTTCCAGTTCCTTTCCCATGGATAATATATCCACTTGAAAAGTCTGATAAGACGAGATCGTCTATAAATTTATCAACTACATCTAATGCTTCTTCAACTGTCATTCCACGCAAATCAATTTCATTACTTTTCAAAGGACTAAATGATACTAAATGAACTGATTCACTAACATCATGAGTTTGTTTATCAACTTGAACATCTACCTGTACAAGTTTATTCTTTTTAACTTCTATCTTTAACCCATTGAAATCAACCAAGAATTTATTTTCGCCTCTTTTCTCTATAACTTTTCCAACCGTTGTTCCATCTTTTAATCTTACATACTTTCCAACATCAATTTCCCCTTCAACTTCAGGATATTTCATCGTTTCAATTCTGCTATCAATTTCTTGTATAGTATTTTCTTTCTCTTCTATATTTTTAAGTCTCTTCTTTATTAAACTTTCATTTTTAGTTTTAGCAGAAAACAGTGCGTTTTGAAGTTCTTTTTTTGCATTTCTAAATTCTTTATACATTTCTCTAAGTTCATTATCTAATTCTTCTATTTTTTTCATCTTTAAAACATTGTATTTTCTCTCATATTCTTTCCTCAACCGTTCATATTCACCTAATGTCTTTTCAAGTTCTAATTTTTTACTCTCAAGTTCACTTACTTTTGAATTCAATCCTTTGATTAAGTTTTCAATTTTTAAATGATCTTTTGAAATATGCTGCTTTGCTTTCGCAACAATTTCTTTTGGAAGCCCCAATCTTTCAGATATTTCAAATGCATGAGATGCCCCTGGAGTGTTTAATAATAGTCTATAAGTTGGTCTTAATGTCTCAAGATCAAATTCCATCGATGCGGTAATAATATCATCTCTTTCCATAGCAAAAAGTTTAACATTGGTAAGGTGAGTTGTAATAACAAACTTTATATTTTTTTCAATCAGATATTCTATTATTGAAATAGCAAGCGCACTACCTTCAAATGGATCAGTTCCAGAACCAAGCTCATCTATAATCACCAAAGAATTTTCATCAGCATTTTTTATTGCATCAATAATTCTAACCATATGTGATGAAAAAGTACTTAAATTTTCAACTACGTCCTGAGAATCACCAATATCCAAATACAATTGAAAATCAGGAATTCTTGTTCCGTGATCTGCCAAAATGGGCATTGCATGTTGTGCCATAAAGATAAATAGAGCTATGGTTTTTAATGTAACTGTTTTTCCACCAGTATTTGGCCCAGTAATTATTAACCCCTTTTTATCCACTGGTAAATCAATTGAAATAGGAACAACAATATCCTTTGGAATTAAAGGATGTCTTGCATTAACAAGTTTTAAATATTTCCCCTCGGGTTTTACAACAATAGCTTTATTTTCATATGCATATTTAGCTCTTGCGTACAATGAATCAAAAAAACCCACAATTTCAATATCATTCATTAAGTTACCGTATCTATCATGAATTTTGCTTGTTATTCCCCTTAAAATCTTGTCTATTTCAATTTTTTCCTCACTAAGTAAAATTTCATATTTATCATTAAGGGCAATAAACTCTTTTGGTTCAAAAAATAAAGTTGCACCTGTATTAGAAGTTCCATGTACAATACCTTCTAAATTACCACGAGCACCGGATCTTATTAAAAATACATATCTACCATTTCTTCTTGTATACAATTGCTCTTGCAAATACTTACTATTTTTTGAAATAAACTTTTCAATTCTTTGCTTTATTTCTAATTGATGCCTTTTTATTTCCTTTCTAATCACAGATAAATTTTTTGAAGCATTATCTTTTATATTCCCATCAGAATCAAATATTCTATCAATTTCCTCAATAATTGAAGAATAATTTCCCAATTTGGAAAGATAATAGGAAAGCTTATACCTTGAACTAGGTACTACTTTTTTTGCATCCTCAACAAATACCAAAAAATCTTTTATTTTAAAAATCTCTTCTGGCAGTAAAACTGAATAATTTTTCGTTTTTTCAAGTATTGGCCTTATATCATCAAGCCTATGAAATACAGGTAACCCAAGGGTTACCTGTATTTCATATATTTCATTTAAGTATTCATACTCATCATCTTTGGGCTCATTTTCAACCAATCTTTTCAAATATTCTTGGCCGTATGGAGAAAAAGTATACTTCAAAAAATCTTGAAAAACTCTGTCAAAATCAATATATTGTTTCATTGCACTCTCCTTTAAAATGCTATATTTAAAGCAACGTCAAAATCAATAGAATTCATAGGTTCTATATCACTAACAACTTCTTTTCCAGTTTCAGTTTTTGCCCCCATGAAAAATTGAATGTTATAATAGACTCTTCCACTAAATGTAACATCTTTACTAAAAATAAAATCTGCTCGTAACCCCGGTTTTAGAGTAAATGAGTTCACAATTATTTTGTTATAATGTGAAAAACTTACGCTTCCAAAATCAGATAAATTGCTGCTTGAACCAGCTTCTTTTTGAAAAATTTCCTTTTTATAAAAAACTTCACCTTGAAATCCTAATTGAAGTTTTTCACCTTCATTAAATAACGTTACTCCAAAAACTTTTACTGCAAAATCAAACGAAGCTCCTCTGACTATGTATTCCTTATCAAAATCCAAATTTGAATATATTCCAAAACCATATGAGACAGGTGAATTATGCTGAGGATCAATATTTTTTTGGTATCCATAATATAAAATCAGATTATCAATAAACTCAGGCTTTGGCAAAATATCATTTTTTAAATCTACAGGATTATTTATTCTAATTCCAAATGTTCTTTCCTGATACCTTGTAAATGAAAAAGAAACAAGTGAAATTACAATTAATGCTATTATCATTATTTTTTTCATTATCTCACCTCCGAAAATAATTATATCACAACTTACGTCAATATTATATACAAAAGAGCACTAACTCCAGCTGCAAATGGTACCGTAACAAACCAGGAAATAATTATGTTCTTTAAAATTCCAACATTCACAACTTCTATTCCTCTTGCAAAACCTACACCTGATACTGCACCTACCACTGTATGTGTCGTTGAAATAGGCATTCCCATAGTAGAAGCTATAAGAACTGTGGTTGCAGTTGAAAAATCAATTGAAAAGCCTCTGGTGTTATTAAGTTCAGTAATATCTTGACCAACTGTTTTCATAACCCTGTAACCCAAAATTGCAACACCAAAAGATATACCAATACCACCCATAGCTAATATATATTTTGGTATTTCAATAGCACCTTTTACACTACCCGATGTGATTATAATGTACATTAATGCAAGTGGACCTACTGCATTTGCTACATCATTTGCTCCATGAGAAAAACTGACATAGCATGAAGTTACAACCTGTGCTTTCTTGAAAATTTTCTCAACTATATCATATTCATTATCTCCAACTTTTGCCCTTTTTAAATACAAAAAGGAGATAAGAAAAACTATAAACCCAATTACAATTCCCGCGTAGTTTCCTAATAATATATCCTTTTTCATTGTTTTTACAACAAAAAGCACTGCAATTGTATAAAATGCAACACCTAACAAAATTGGAGCAACATATTTTGCAGCTTTAGCTGGATGTTTTCTATGTAAGATTGAAAAGGAAATAAATTTAAAGATCACATAAGCCATTGCTCCACCAATAAGTGGTGAAGTAATCCAGGTAATAACTATTTTTAATAAAGTCATCCAATTTACTATTTGAAGCCCACCAGCTGCAAGTCCAAAACCAACCATTCCACCAACTATTGAATGAGTTGTTGAAACTGGCATTCCCCAAAAAGTAGCAAGTAATATCCAAATAATTGAAGCAATTAATGCTGAAAAAGCACCAACCAATATATTATTTGGATCAGATATCATATTTAAATCAACTATACCTTTTGCAATTGTCTTGGTAACGTGTGCTCCAAAAAGAACTGCACCTAAAAATTCTAAAATAGAAGCTATTAAAACTGCTTGTTTAGGCGTTATTGCTTTTGCACCAACAGCTGTTGCCATACTATTTGCAACATCATTTGCACCTATGGAAAACGCCATACCAAAACCCACCAAAAATGCTCCTACTATCAGTAGCACTTTATCGCCTCCTTATCTAATAATCATTCTAATTCTTTCAACAACATTTTCAGCCCTATCTGCTATTTTCATCATTAAAACTACAATACTGTTTAAAAACAAAATATCAACAGGATTCATTTTATTTTTATATGAATATAGCGTTTTTCCAATTTCTATTCCCAATGAATCTGTTTTTGACTCATCCTTTTCTACATCAAAAGTTAAATTATCTTCTTTATTAATCTCATTTGGAGAAAAGTCAGATTCTACAACAGTTCTAAGTTCATCTACAGAAACTTTCATAAATTTTATAACATCTGCAACATAGTCTCCCATAAGTTTTATTTTTTCAATTACTTCTTCAGGGCATTCATCAACTTTATTCATAGTAAGGATCTTTACAAAATCGTCAACGGCATCTATGATCGAATCTTGGTTATGTATAATCTCAAGTGCATCTATTCTATCAAAGTAGCTCCATCTAAGTTTTGTATAGATCTCTCTCAATCTCGTTTTAATCTCATCAGCACTAGACTCAAATTTATCAATCTCTTTAGAGTATTGCATTATATCTTTTCCATTAAAGTAATCATCTAAAATCTGCGGTACAATAGTACCTGCTTTCATACAATACTCTGCATGTTCACTGAGTAATTTCGTTGGTGATACTTCCGGAAATAACCTATCAATAAACCTTTTCATCTTATCCCTCCTTTTAAAGTTTATTAAATTCTTTCACTAGTTGAAATTTTTGTTATAAAGAAACTTCCCAACAAAAGTGGAATATAAAATGTAACAACCCGATACACCGTAATTATTCTTATGGAAACATCCGGGCCCAAAATTTGAGAAAATACTATCTGATAAGTTCCTTCAACTCCTCCGCTTGAACCTGGTGTTGGAATGTAATAAGCAACAGAATTTAAGAGCGAAATTATACCTAATAAGTATAAGTATTCTATAGCTGAAAATTTATCAACAAAAATATAGAAAATATATGTATAAAGCAAAATTGTAACAAAGTACAGTATTATATCCAAAATTAAAATCCATGGATTTTTAACCCACAAAATTTTTATACTTTCATGTAATGAATCAATCCATTCTATTATTTTTTCTCTCTCTAGCTTTTCTCTAGAAAATTTTCCAAAAAAAGATAATATTTTTTCTAAAAATTTCTTGTTTATAAATCCAATTAAAATTAAAAGAGAAATTGAAAAACTAACTATAAAGCCCGTTAAAATTAACGACAACCCAAAACTTTTAGGATAAGCAGATAAAATAGGTCTAATAGATAAAATATCAATAATTAAAACTACAAAAGACATCTCTAACGTTCTTGAAATTACAATATTTGTTGCATCCTCTGTTTTTACTCCCACTTTTGAAAGATGATATATCTGGTAAGGTTGGCCGCCTATAGACATTGGAGTGATATAAGAAATGAATTTACCGAAAAATATATTTTTGAAGGTCTCTTTAAAAGGAAGGTTATATTTAAAAAATTTTAATAGCATTGAAAGTCTCAAAGTATCTATCAAATAAATTATTACAAGTACAAATAAGCTAATTAAGAATTCTATAGTAAGTAAATCTCTTAAAAATGAAACTTGCGTTGAATAAAAAAATTGAAACAGAATAATCATCGAAAAACTAATTATCAATGAAATAAAAACCTTTCTAAAAATTGACTTTTTGCTTCTATTAGCCTCCGACAATTTTATCAACTCCCATTAGATGCAAATCTTCTACTGTAGTTATTTTTATATTCTTTTTATTACCTTCTGTTATAGAAACTTTATAACCTGAAGCAAGTACAACTGAACCATCATCAGTAAAATTATCCAATCTATTTGAAAATTTTGAAAATGAATCTTTTAAAACTCCATATTTAAATGTTTGCGGTGTTTGGATTATAAATATACTCTCTCTCTTTGGAACAGATAAAATAAAATCACTTTCAACTACCGCTATAGTATTTTCGGAAGGAATTGCTGTAACTGTTGCTCCAAACTTTTTTGCATTTTCAATGTTTTTTTCAATTATATCTTTATTTACAAATGGCCTTGCCCCATCATGAATCAAAACAATATCATTTAAATCAATCTTATTTTCTAAAAATTTTATAGCATTAAAAGTAGAATATTCTCTAGTTTTTCCACCTTCAATAATGTATATTTTTTTTTCAAAGTTTTTTAAAACTTCTACGCTTTTATTGATATAATCCCTATTTGACACTACTACTAAAAAATCAAAGCAATCTAATAAAAACTTTTCAACTGTATGTTCCATCAATGTCCTACCATTGAACTTCAAAAATTGTTTTGGAAAAGCTTTAGAAAATCTTGTTCCTTTTCCACCAAATAGAATTACACCAACTATCACATTTATCACCTTTTTTTAGAGTTTTCAATACCATAAAGTTTTATCTTGTGAGAAAGGGTTTTATAATTTATTTTAAGCATTTTAGCCGCTTTAAATCTAGAATCAGATTTTTTTAATGCAAGCATTATATATCTCTTTTCAACGTGCTTTACAAGCTTACTAGTAAAATTTACAAGATCTATACCTTCAAAATTACTGGTTTTAAATTTAGGTATATCAATTCTTCCAGTTGCTGCATAATTACTAGCAACCTTAACCAATTCTTTTGTATTACCAGGCCAGTTATACTCTTTTAACAGTTCATATTCATTGTTATCTGGTATCTTTTTATCCAAGTTCTTATGTTTTAGGTACAAAGACGAAAGAACAATATCAAAGATATATGGAATATCTTCTTTTCTATCCCTTAAGGGGGGAATTTTAACACCTTTTTTCTTAGAAAATTTTACTTTTGTATGAGGTAATCTACTTCCAAAAAATGTTCTGTATTCATTTACATACATTCCATCTTCATATAATAACACTAATTCATTCTTTTCTTTAAAATCTAATATAACTTTTTGCAAAAATTCTCTTATTATAGGCCCTTGGAGTTCTGGGAAAGAGTACAACATATCATACTCTTCTTTTAGCCTTCTATATTCTTCCTTTATTTCAAAAAACTTAACAGCTAGCTCCAATTCCCTTAAGGAATATACCAAAATTTTTCCCGGAACAGTTTTTTCTTCCGTTAAATAAACTATATCCCAGTAATCTTCTCTAATTTTTTCTTCTAAATTTGAATTATAAATGTCAAAAACAACTTCTCTATGTTCATATAAAAATTCCCTCAGGTTCTCCAAAAGAACCTGAGGGATTAAAAGCTTAATCAAAGACTCACCCCTTATTGTATATTATTATGATTCCCTCAGGTTTCCCCCACCTTTCTATTGTATTTTAACATATTCCAAATAAATATTAAATACCATAAAATTACTTGCTAATTGCTGCAGCAATAGCTATTGAATTTCTTTTTGATTCGCTTGTATCGGCTCTTGAAACGATAATTATAGGAACTTTTGCTCCCATAATTATTCCAGCAATCTTACCATTTGCAAGGTACACTGCAGACTTTCCAAGGAAGTTTCCGCTATGAATATCTGGAACAACTAAGATATCTGCTTTTCCAGCAACCGGACCTGTAACCTTCTTTACTTTCGCAGCAAACTCACTCAATGCGTTATCTAAACCAAGCGGTCCATCAATTTTACATCCTTTTATCTGTCCCCTATCAGCCATCTTTGTTAATATTGCAGCTTCCATTGTCTCAGGCATATCTGGATTCACTACTTCAACTGCTGCTATTAAACCTACTTTTGGTTC of the Thermosipho japonicus genome contains:
- the ispD gene encoding 2-C-methyl-D-erythritol 4-phosphate cytidylyltransferase; protein product: MIVGVILFGGKGTRFSKAFPKQFLKFNGRTLMEHTVEKFLLDCFDFLVVVSNRDYINKSVEVLKNFEKKIYIIEGGKTREYSTFNAIKFLENKIDLNDIVLIHDGARPFVNKDIIEKNIENAKKFGATVTAIPSENTIAVVESDFILSVPKRESIFIIQTPQTFKYGVLKDSFSKFSNRLDNFTDDGSVVLASGYKVSITEGNKKNIKITTVEDLHLMGVDKIVGG
- a CDS encoding helix-turn-helix domain-containing protein, with product MIKLLIPQVLLENLREFLYEHREVVFDIYNSNLEEKIREDYWDIVYLTEEKTVPGKILVYSLRELELAVKFFEIKEEYRRLKEEYDMLYSFPELQGPIIREFLQKVILDFKEKNELVLLYEDGMYVNEYRTFFGSRLPHTKVKFSKKKGVKIPPLRDRKEDIPYIFDIVLSSLYLKHKNLDKKIPDNNEYELLKEYNWPGNTKELVKVASNYAATGRIDIPKFKTSNFEGIDLVNFTSKLVKHVEKRYIMLALKKSDSRFKAAKMLKINYKTLSHKIKLYGIENSKKR